One segment of Ascidiaceihabitans donghaensis DNA contains the following:
- the alaS gene encoding alanine--tRNA ligase — protein MSQEITTEAQLRAAWYEFWSARSHEVVKSASLIPTHPTAPMFVNSGMMQFVQYFLDEEPVPFETKRATSVQKCVRAGGKHNDLDAVGKSLRHLSFFEMMGNFSFGDYFKENAIKWAWEFVSDVLKIDTSKVWVTVHISDDEAEQIWLNDIGVPADRIQRLDKDNFWEMGETGPCGPSTELFYDFGPEFGPEGGPANPDAEHRFIEFWNVVFMESFRDSSGTLTPLPNQHVDTGAGLERLVGVLRGSPSLYSCDTLEALVNEAAKVSGKTVGAHPKDDQAMRVIADHVRSATFLISDGIIPSNEGRGYVLRRIIRRAVRFAYLLGIMDEMMPHMADLAIDTHKNYYPELDEQRDLIRKTLASEEAKFRSALETGLSILGAELKGLKGDAMLSGETAFVLHDTHGFPLEITAEIAEDAGHDVDVDTFRKLMTEQRERARASRKKGNVSDQAIDYKAIMDAYGATEFVGRDTYETTAKITGLVASDKGTEVVLDRSPFYAEGGGQIGDTGVLTLGSGQELAVLDTRPAMPGLHAHMVAAGTDADGLQIGDAVTAKIDAVRRGAIQRNHTSVHLIHWALRKVLGTHVKQQGSYVGADRLRFDFNHFNPLSEDELREIEDLINAQVLSNAPCQHLEMGRDEAIEKGALAFFGEKYGDTVRVMFAGPESIELCGGTHVSSLGQIGLITILSESSIGSNLRRIEAVTGAGVLNEYRRLKDDVAAATAIAGVPVGQLQDGLTRRMTELSDLQAEKKALSLRLENTMADGLVAQAVNGKLVLRVEGVEADGLKRLAETLQAKGDLDAVVIGTVTSAGRPSVVAVSKEGFDQTASDMLDPISAVMGGGHGKQPRVAVAGGKDASKIDAALDAAKAHLGL, from the coding sequence ATGTCCCAAGAAATCACCACAGAAGCCCAGTTGCGTGCAGCATGGTATGAATTCTGGAGCGCACGTTCGCATGAAGTCGTCAAATCGGCGAGCCTGATCCCAACGCACCCAACAGCGCCAATGTTCGTGAATTCGGGCATGATGCAATTTGTGCAGTATTTTCTGGACGAAGAACCGGTTCCCTTCGAAACCAAACGCGCGACATCTGTCCAGAAATGTGTACGTGCCGGCGGCAAACACAATGATCTGGACGCGGTTGGTAAGTCTTTGCGCCACCTTAGTTTTTTCGAGATGATGGGCAACTTCAGCTTCGGTGACTACTTCAAGGAAAACGCCATCAAATGGGCGTGGGAATTTGTCAGTGACGTGTTGAAGATCGACACAAGCAAAGTTTGGGTCACTGTTCACATCAGCGATGACGAAGCCGAACAAATCTGGCTGAACGACATTGGCGTGCCTGCGGACCGCATTCAAAGACTGGACAAAGACAATTTTTGGGAAATGGGTGAAACTGGCCCATGCGGCCCCTCAACCGAGCTGTTTTACGACTTTGGCCCGGAATTCGGCCCCGAAGGTGGCCCCGCGAACCCCGACGCAGAACACCGCTTTATTGAATTTTGGAATGTCGTGTTCATGGAGTCCTTCCGTGATTCCTCGGGCACGTTGACGCCTTTGCCAAACCAGCATGTCGACACGGGCGCAGGCCTTGAACGCCTTGTTGGTGTTTTGCGTGGCAGCCCGTCGCTGTATTCCTGTGACACTCTTGAAGCTTTGGTAAATGAAGCCGCAAAAGTATCAGGCAAGACCGTCGGGGCGCACCCCAAAGACGATCAAGCCATGCGCGTTATCGCGGATCACGTCCGGTCTGCGACGTTTTTGATTTCCGATGGCATCATCCCCAGCAATGAAGGGCGTGGATACGTGTTGCGCCGCATTATTCGCCGTGCGGTACGTTTCGCCTATCTGCTTGGGATCATGGATGAAATGATGCCGCACATGGCGGATCTGGCCATTGACACACACAAGAATTACTACCCTGAACTGGACGAACAACGCGATTTGATCCGCAAGACACTGGCCAGCGAAGAAGCGAAGTTCCGCAGTGCGTTGGAAACGGGTTTGAGCATCTTGGGGGCCGAGTTGAAGGGCCTGAAGGGCGACGCGATGTTGTCTGGTGAAACGGCCTTTGTGTTGCATGACACGCACGGGTTTCCGCTGGAAATCACAGCCGAGATCGCGGAAGACGCAGGCCATGATGTGGATGTCGATACATTCCGCAAGTTGATGACCGAACAGCGCGAACGCGCCCGTGCCAGCCGCAAAAAAGGCAACGTCAGCGATCAGGCCATCGACTATAAGGCGATCATGGACGCTTATGGCGCGACCGAGTTTGTGGGGCGCGATACGTATGAGACGACTGCGAAAATCACGGGCTTGGTGGCATCGGACAAAGGCACCGAAGTTGTCTTGGACCGCAGCCCGTTTTATGCCGAAGGTGGCGGCCAGATTGGCGATACTGGCGTTCTGACCCTTGGCAGCGGTCAGGAATTGGCAGTGTTGGACACACGTCCGGCCATGCCGGGATTGCACGCACATATGGTTGCTGCTGGCACTGATGCGGATGGATTGCAGATCGGTGATGCGGTCACGGCCAAAATTGACGCCGTGCGCCGGGGCGCCATCCAACGGAACCACACATCAGTGCACTTGATCCATTGGGCTTTGCGCAAAGTGCTTGGCACCCACGTCAAGCAGCAGGGGTCGTATGTAGGCGCGGATCGTTTGCGTTTCGATTTCAACCACTTCAATCCACTTAGCGAAGATGAGTTGCGCGAGATCGAGGACTTGATTAACGCTCAGGTTCTGTCAAACGCCCCGTGCCAGCACCTGGAAATGGGCCGTGATGAAGCAATCGAAAAGGGGGCTTTGGCCTTCTTTGGCGAAAAATACGGCGACACAGTGCGCGTCATGTTCGCGGGCCCAGAGTCCATCGAATTGTGCGGCGGCACCCACGTCAGCAGCTTGGGACAGATCGGCCTGATCACTATCCTAAGCGAAAGCTCTATCGGGTCGAATTTGCGCCGCATCGAAGCCGTGACCGGCGCAGGCGTGCTGAACGAATACCGTCGCCTGAAAGACGACGTGGCCGCAGCAACTGCAATCGCGGGTGTGCCGGTTGGCCAATTGCAGGACGGGTTGACCCGCCGCATGACGGAATTGTCCGATCTGCAGGCCGAGAAAAAGGCGCTGTCTTTGCGGTTGGAAAACACAATGGCAGACGGGCTGGTTGCACAAGCCGTAAACGGCAAACTGGTTCTGCGTGTCGAAGGTGTTGAAGCTGACGGCCTGAAGCGCTTGGCTGAGACTTTGCAAGCAAAAGGCGATCTGGACGCTGTCGTGATTGGCACAGTCACATCTGCTGGGCGCCCATCTGTCGTGGCCGTGTCCAAAGAAGGATTTGATCAAACGGCCAGTGACATGCTTGACCCGATTTCTGCAGTCATGGGCGGCGGCCATGGCAAACAGCCGCGTGTTGCTGTTGCGGGGGGCAAAGATGCGTCAAAGATCGATGCCGCATTGGACGCTGCCAAGGCGCATCTGGGTCTTTGA